From the genome of Pseudomonas putida:
AACGTGATCGACACCATGCAGACCCGCATGGAGCTCTACGATGCCATCGGCTACCACGCTTTCGAGCAGAGCCTGGATGCGTTGTTCGCGCAGAAGAAGGTCTGAGCCTGAACCGGCGATAGGGCCGGCACGAACACTCCCGAATTAGCCAGAAGAAATCCATAACAAGTTCAAGAAAGGAGAAACACCATGGCCGAAGCAAAAGTACTCAGTGGCGCTGGCCTGCGTGGCCAGGTGGCCGGGCAGACCGCACTGTCCACGGTCGGCCAGGCCGGCGCCGGCCTGACCTACCGGGGCTACGACGTCCGAGACCTGGCGGCCGGCGCCGAATTCGAAGAGGTGGCCTACCTGCTGCTGTACGGCGAACTGCCGAGCAAGGCCGAGCTGGCCGACTACAAGCACAAGCTCAAGGGCCTGCGTGATCTGCCGCAGGCACTGAAGGAAGTCCTGGAGCGCATCCCACGCGACGCCCACCCGATGGATGTGATGCGTACCGGTTGCTCGGTGCTGGGCACCCTGGAGCCCGAGCTGACCTTCGAGCAGCAACGCGACAAGACCGACCGCCTGCTGGCACTGTTCCCGGCGGTGATGTGCTACTGGTACCGCTTCACCCACCACGGCGTGCGTATCGACTGCACCAGCGACGAAGACACCCTGGGCGGTCACTTCCTGCACCTGCTGCATGGCAAGAAGCCCTGCGAGTTGCACGTCAAGGTGATGAACGTGTCGCTGATCCTCTACGCCGAGCACGAATTCAACGCTTCTACCTTCACCGCCCGGGTCTGCGCCTCGACCCTGTCCGACCTGTATTCCTGCATCACCGCGGCCATCGGCTCGCTGCGTGGCCCGCTGCATGGCGGTGCCAACGAGGCGGCGATGGAACTGATCGAGCGCTTCCAGACCCCGCAGGAAGCCACTGCCGAACTGCTGCGCATGCTCGAGCGCAAAGACAAGATCATGGGCTTCGGCCATGCCATCTACAAAGAGTCCGACCCGCGTAACGAGGTGATCAAGGGTTGGTCGAAACAACTGGCCGAAGCAGTGGGCGACAGCGTCCTGTACCCGGTCTCCGAGGCCATCGACAAGACCATGTGGGAGCAGAAGCGCCTGTTCCCCAACGCCGACTTCTACCATGCCTCGGCGTACCACTTCATGGGCATCCCGACCAAGCTGTTCACCCCGATCTTCGTCTGCTCGCGCCTGACCGGCTGGGCGGCGCACGTCTACGAGCAGCGCGCCAACAACCGCATCATCCGTCCGAGCGCCGAGTACACCGGCGTCGAGCAGCGCCAGTTCGTGCCGATCGACAAGCGCTGACCTGGAGGACGCTGGGGCTGCGTTGCAGCCCTATCGCGACACAAGGCCGCTCCCACATGGCCGCAGCCGTACCCCTGTGGGAGCGGCCTTGTGCCGCGATAGGGGCGCATGGCGCCCCCAATGGCCCGAACTGCCACCGATTACCGTGACCGAGCCTGATAACTCTATGAACACCACATACCGTAAAGCCCTGCCAGGCACCGACCTGGACTTCTTCGATGCCCGTGCGGCAGTCGAGGCGATCAAGCCCGGCGCCTACGATGGCCTGCCGTACACCTCCCGGGTGCTCGCCGAAAACCTGGTGCGCCGCTGCGACCCGGCAACCCTCGACGCCTCCCTCGGCCAGCTCATCGAGCGCAAGCGCGATCTCGATTTCCCGTGGTTCCCGGCGCGTGTGGTGTGCCATGACATCCTCGGCCAGACCGCGCTGGTCGACCTCGCCGGCCTGCGTGACGCCATCGCCGACAAGGGGGGCGATCCGGCCCAGGTCAACCCGGTGGTACCGGTGCAACTGATCGTCGATCACTCGTTGGCCGTGGAATGCGGCGGCTTCGACCCGCAGGCGTTCGACAAGAACCGCGCCATCGAGGACCGTCGCAACGAAGACCGCTTCCATTTCATCAACTGGACCAAGAAGGCCTTCAAGAACGTCGACGTGATCCAGCCCGGCAACGGCATCATGCACCAGATCAACCTGGAGAAGATGTCGCCGGTGATCCACAACGACCGCGGTGTGGCCTACCCGGACACCTGTGTCGGCACCGACAGCCACACCCCGCATGTCGACGCCCTGGGCGTGATCGCCATCGGCGTGGGCGGCCTGGAAGCCGAGAACGTGATGCTCGGCCGCGCCTCGTGGATGCGCCTGCCGGAAATCGTCGGCGTCGAACTGAGTGGCAAGCTGGCAGCGAACATCACCGCCACCGACCTGGTGCTGGCCCTGACCGAGTTCCTGCGCAAGCAGAAAGTGGTCGGCGCCTATCTCGAATTCTACGGTGAAGGCGCCCGCGCGCTGACCTTGGGCGACCGCGCCACCATCTCCAACATGGCACCGGAATACGGCGCCACCGCCGCGATGTTCGCCATCGACCAGCAGACCATCGACTACCTCAAGCTTACCGGCCGCGAAGAGCAACAGGTACAGCTGGTAGAAACCTACGCCAAGGCCACCGGCCTGTGGGCCGACAGCCTGGCCAACGCTGAATACGAGCGGGTGTTGCACTTCGATCTGTCCAGCGTGGTGCGCAACATGGCCGGCCCGTCCAACCCGCATGCCCGCGTGGCGACCAGCGACCTGGCGGCCAAAGGCATTGCCGGCGCCTGGGAAGAAGTGCCGGGGCAGATGCCCGACGGCGCGGTGATCATTGCCGCCATCACCAGTTGCACCAACACCAGCAACCCACGCAACGTGATCGCCGCCGGTCTGCTGGCCCGCAACGCCAACAAGCTCGGCCTGGCTCGCAAGCCCTGGGTCAAGTCGTCCTTGGCGCCCGGCTCCAAGGCCGTGCAGCTCTACCTGGAAGAGGCAGGGCTGGAGAAGGAGCTGGAGCAACTGGGCTTCGGCATCGTCGCCTTCGCCTGCACCACCTGCAATGGCATGTCCGGTGCGCTCGATCCGGTGATCCAGCAGGAAATCATCGACCGCGACTTGTACGCGACTGCGGTGCTGTCGGGGAACCGCAACTTCGACGGGCGCATCCACCCGTATGCCAAGCAGGCGTTCCTGGCTTCGCCACCGCTGGTGGTGGCCTACGCGATTGCCGGCACCATCCGCTTCGATATCGAGAAGGATGTGCTGGGCGTGGTCGATGGCAAAGAGATCCGCCTCAAGGATATCTGGCCGAGCGACGCCGAAATCGACGAAGTGGTACGCGCCGCGGTCAAGCCCGAGCAGTTCCGCAAGGTCTATATCCCAATGTTCGCCATCGAGGAGGATCGTGGGCCGAAGGTGGCGCCGCTGTACGAATGGCGCCCGATGAGCACCTACATCCGTCGTCCACCCTATTGGGAGGGCGCCCTTGCCGGGGAGCGTACCCTGCGTGGCATGCGTCCGCTGGCGGTGCTGCCGGACAACATCACCACCGACCACCTGTCGCCCTCCAACGCCATCATGCTCGACAGCGCTGCCGGCGAATACCTGGCGAAGATGGGCCTGCCGGAAGAGGACTTCAACTCCTACGCCACTCACCGCGGCGACCACCTGACCGCGCAGCGCGCCACCTTTGCCAACCCCAAGCTGTTCAACGAAATGGTGCGCAATGAAGATGGCAGCGTGAAGCAGGGTTCGCTGGCGCGCATCGAGCCGGAAGGCAAGGTGACGCGCATGTGGGAGGCCATCGAGACGTACATGGAGCGCAAGCAGCCGTTGATCATCGTCGCCGGTGCCGACTACGGCCAGGGTTCGTCGCGTGACTGGGCGGCCAAGGGGGTGCGCCTGGCGGGGGTGGAAGCCATCGTCGCCGAGGGCTTCGAACGTATTCACCGCACCAATCTGGTGGGCATGGGCGTGTTGCCCCTGGAGTTCAAACCAGGCACCGACCGCAAGACCCTCGGCCTGGACGGCACCGAAACCTACGACGTCCTGGGTGAGCGCAAGCCGCGTGCGACCCTGGCCCTGGTGGTGACGCGCAGGAATGGCGAGCGCCTCGAGGTGCCTGTGACCTGCCGCCTGGATACTGCCGAGGAAGTGTCGATCTACGAGGCCGGTGGTGTGTTGCAGCGCTTTGCCCAGGATTTCCTCGAGGCCTCGGCCTGAGTGGCGGGGCTGCTTTGCAGCCCATTCGCGGGGCAAGCCCGCTCCCACAGGTACAGCGCTGCCCGCGAGTAAAGCACACAGCCTGTGGGAGCGGGCTTGTCCCGCGAATGGGGCGCGCAGCGGCCCCAGGGGTTTCGCATTCTTCAACAGGACACCCAAGACGATGGCATACGCACCACAAATCAAGATCCCCGCCACCTACATCCGCGGCGGCACCAGCAAGGGCGTGTTCTTCCGCCTACAGGACCTGCCCGAGCGCGCCCAGGTCCCCGGCCCGGCCCGCGACGCACTGTTGCTGCGGGTGATCGGTAGCCCCGACCCTTACGGCAAGCAGATCGACGGCATGGGGGGCGCTACCTCCAGCACCAGCAAGACCGTGATCCTGGCAAAAAGCACCCGGCCCGAGCACGACGTCGACTACCTGTTCGGCCAGGTCGCCATCGACAAGGCCTTCGTCGACTGGAGCGGCAATTGCGGCAACCTCTCCGCTGCGGTCGGCTCGTTTGCCATCAGTGGCGGCCTGGTCGACCCCGCTCGCGTCCCGCGCAATGGCATGGCTACCGTGCGCATCTGGCAGGCCAACATCGGCAAGACCATCATCGCCCACGTGCCGATCACTGACGGTGACGTGCAGGAAACCGGTGATTTCGAGCTTGACGGCGTGACCTTCCCGGCGGCCGAGGTGCAGCTTGAATTCCTCGACCCGGCTGCCGACGAAGACGGTGGCGGCGGGGCGATGTTCCCCACCGGCAACCTGGTGGACGACCTCGAACTGCCGGGTATCGGCACCTTCAAGGCTACGTTGATCAACGCCGGTATCCCGACCATCTTCGTCAATGCGGCGGACATCGGCTACACCGGCACCGAGTTGCAGGACGCGATCAATGGTGATGCCCAGGCCCTGCAGCGTTTCGAGATCATCCGTGCCCATGGTGCGGTGCGCATGGGCCTGATCGAGCACGTCGACCAGGCTGCCGGGCGTCAGCACACGCCCAAGGTCGCGTTCGTCGCGCCACCGAGCGCCTACACTGCCTCCAGTGGCAAGGCTGTCGAGGCCGATGACATCGACCTGGTGGTGCGCGCGTTGTCCATGGGCAAGCTGCACCACGCGATGATGGGCACTGCCGCGGTGGCCATCGGTACCGCTGCAGCCATTCCGGGGACGTTGGTGAACCTCGCCGCCGGCGGAGGAGCGCGCAGCGCGGTGCGCTTCGGGCATCCCTCCGGCACCTTGCGGGTCGGGGCCGAGGCTCGCCAGGTGAATGGCGAGTGGACGGTGACCAAGGCCATCATGAGCCGCAGTGCTCGGGTGTTGATGGAAGGCTGGGTGAGGGTGCCTGGCGATTGCTTCTGAGGCACCACTGGCGCTCGGCTCGAACTGATTGGGCCGCTTTGTGGCCCTTCGCCGGCAAGCCGGCTCCTACAGGAACCCCGCGATCCAAGTAGGAGCCGGCTTGCCGCCGATGGGCTGCAAAGCAGCCCCCATGCACAGGAGCTGGCCATGAGTGCCAATGTGGACCTGAACGATCGCCCGGACTACGACCGGCTGCTGCAAACGCTCGCCGACTACGCTCTGGATTATCGGGTCGATTCCCCCGAGGCCCTGGATACTGCACGCAACTGTCTGATGGACAGTCTCGGCTGCGCCCTGCTGGCCCTGCGCTTTCCCGAATGCACCAAGCACCTCGGCCCACTGGTGGAAGGCACCGTGGTGCCCAATGGTGCCCGCGTGCCCGGTACCGCCTACCGGCTCGACCCGGTCAAGGCTGCCTGGGACATTGGCTGCAGCGTACGCTGGCTGGATTACAACGACACCTGGTTGGCCGCCGAGTGGGGCCACCCTTCGGACAACCTCGGTGGCATCCTGGCCGTGGCCGATCATCTGTCACAAAAGCGCGTAGCCAGCGGCGAGGCGGCGCTGCTCATGCGTG
Proteins encoded in this window:
- the prpC gene encoding 2-methylcitrate synthase; the protein is MAEAKVLSGAGLRGQVAGQTALSTVGQAGAGLTYRGYDVRDLAAGAEFEEVAYLLLYGELPSKAELADYKHKLKGLRDLPQALKEVLERIPRDAHPMDVMRTGCSVLGTLEPELTFEQQRDKTDRLLALFPAVMCYWYRFTHHGVRIDCTSDEDTLGGHFLHLLHGKKPCELHVKVMNVSLILYAEHEFNASTFTARVCASTLSDLYSCITAAIGSLRGPLHGGANEAAMELIERFQTPQEATAELLRMLERKDKIMGFGHAIYKESDPRNEVIKGWSKQLAEAVGDSVLYPVSEAIDKTMWEQKRLFPNADFYHASAYHFMGIPTKLFTPIFVCSRLTGWAAHVYEQRANNRIIRPSAEYTGVEQRQFVPIDKR
- the acnD gene encoding Fe/S-dependent 2-methylisocitrate dehydratase AcnD, whose amino-acid sequence is MNTTYRKALPGTDLDFFDARAAVEAIKPGAYDGLPYTSRVLAENLVRRCDPATLDASLGQLIERKRDLDFPWFPARVVCHDILGQTALVDLAGLRDAIADKGGDPAQVNPVVPVQLIVDHSLAVECGGFDPQAFDKNRAIEDRRNEDRFHFINWTKKAFKNVDVIQPGNGIMHQINLEKMSPVIHNDRGVAYPDTCVGTDSHTPHVDALGVIAIGVGGLEAENVMLGRASWMRLPEIVGVELSGKLAANITATDLVLALTEFLRKQKVVGAYLEFYGEGARALTLGDRATISNMAPEYGATAAMFAIDQQTIDYLKLTGREEQQVQLVETYAKATGLWADSLANAEYERVLHFDLSSVVRNMAGPSNPHARVATSDLAAKGIAGAWEEVPGQMPDGAVIIAAITSCTNTSNPRNVIAAGLLARNANKLGLARKPWVKSSLAPGSKAVQLYLEEAGLEKELEQLGFGIVAFACTTCNGMSGALDPVIQQEIIDRDLYATAVLSGNRNFDGRIHPYAKQAFLASPPLVVAYAIAGTIRFDIEKDVLGVVDGKEIRLKDIWPSDAEIDEVVRAAVKPEQFRKVYIPMFAIEEDRGPKVAPLYEWRPMSTYIRRPPYWEGALAGERTLRGMRPLAVLPDNITTDHLSPSNAIMLDSAAGEYLAKMGLPEEDFNSYATHRGDHLTAQRATFANPKLFNEMVRNEDGSVKQGSLARIEPEGKVTRMWEAIETYMERKQPLIIVAGADYGQGSSRDWAAKGVRLAGVEAIVAEGFERIHRTNLVGMGVLPLEFKPGTDRKTLGLDGTETYDVLGERKPRATLALVVTRRNGERLEVPVTCRLDTAEEVSIYEAGGVLQRFAQDFLEASA
- the prpF gene encoding 2-methylaconitate cis-trans isomerase PrpF; protein product: MAYAPQIKIPATYIRGGTSKGVFFRLQDLPERAQVPGPARDALLLRVIGSPDPYGKQIDGMGGATSSTSKTVILAKSTRPEHDVDYLFGQVAIDKAFVDWSGNCGNLSAAVGSFAISGGLVDPARVPRNGMATVRIWQANIGKTIIAHVPITDGDVQETGDFELDGVTFPAAEVQLEFLDPAADEDGGGGAMFPTGNLVDDLELPGIGTFKATLINAGIPTIFVNAADIGYTGTELQDAINGDAQALQRFEIIRAHGAVRMGLIEHVDQAAGRQHTPKVAFVAPPSAYTASSGKAVEADDIDLVVRALSMGKLHHAMMGTAAVAIGTAAAIPGTLVNLAAGGGARSAVRFGHPSGTLRVGAEARQVNGEWTVTKAIMSRSARVLMEGWVRVPGDCF